A window of the Euzebya pacifica genome harbors these coding sequences:
- a CDS encoding helix-turn-helix domain-containing protein — translation MRMRQVSVMQQRHEMVLAVRQRGISVSGAAALFGVSRQTVHKWLARYDAEGVEGLGDRSSRPLVPSGQVDGGLEQRVVQLRTANPRWGPKRIHAELVRRGWIRRPGRPSGGSLPATD, via the coding sequence ATGCGCATGAGGCAGGTGAGCGTGATGCAACAACGGCACGAGATGGTGCTGGCGGTCAGGCAGCGAGGCATCTCGGTGAGTGGCGCTGCGGCGCTGTTCGGGGTGTCGCGGCAGACCGTCCACAAGTGGCTGGCCCGGTATGACGCGGAGGGGGTGGAGGGGCTGGGTGACCGGTCCAGCCGGCCGCTGGTCCCGTCGGGGCAGGTCGACGGCGGCCTGGAGCAGCGGGTGGTGCAGCTGCGAACCGCCAATCCTCGGTGGGGGCCCAAACGGATCCATGCCGAGCTGGTCCGTCGGGGGTGGATCCGCCGGCCAGGTCGACCATCGGGCGGATCCTTGCCCGCAACGGACTGA
- the pyk gene encoding pyruvate kinase yields MARRAKIVATLGPALDDREKLRAAIEAGIDVVRLNFSHGDHDTHARRLETVLELGARLGRNVGSLADLQGPKMRLGLMPDDGLEIETGSEVYLLPGVEQLEDYESEGLKALPVVYDALADDVEPGALLLIDDGSLRLVASRVENGTVRARVVAGGVAKSRKGLNLPGVAVSAACLTDKDLEDLKFAMELGADWVALSFVRGPDDIIDVRNRIHALGGESPVIAKLERPEAIERLTDIIDVTDAVMVARGDLGVEIGPERVPAIQKEIIAEANAESRPVITATEMLDSMISSPRPTRAEASDVANAIFDGTDAVMLSGETAAGAFPVEAVRTMARIVEVAERSPHLIHPSPPPHSELSVPKVVSQSAVQVARDVRATAIVVFSMTGWSVQLVSKCRPEMPLVGLTPSDRARRRTSMMWGTEAALVPMKDRAQELLEAAERVLLDGNWAAYGDVIVLVTGPPGSLGGTSRIWVHRIGDQIVS; encoded by the coding sequence GTGGCTCGTCGAGCGAAGATCGTCGCCACCCTTGGTCCCGCCCTGGACGACCGCGAGAAGCTGCGTGCAGCCATCGAGGCCGGTATCGACGTGGTCCGGCTGAACTTCAGCCACGGTGACCACGACACACATGCACGTCGCCTCGAGACCGTGCTCGAGCTCGGCGCGCGTCTGGGCCGCAACGTGGGTTCCCTGGCCGACCTGCAGGGTCCCAAGATGCGCCTGGGCCTCATGCCCGACGACGGCCTCGAGATCGAGACCGGCTCGGAGGTCTACCTCCTGCCCGGCGTCGAGCAGCTCGAGGACTACGAGAGCGAAGGGCTCAAGGCCCTTCCCGTCGTGTACGACGCGCTTGCCGATGACGTCGAGCCCGGTGCGCTGCTGCTGATCGACGACGGTTCCCTCCGCCTGGTCGCCTCGCGCGTCGAGAACGGCACGGTACGGGCACGGGTCGTGGCCGGCGGGGTGGCCAAGTCCCGCAAGGGCCTGAACCTGCCGGGTGTGGCCGTCTCCGCCGCGTGCCTGACCGACAAGGACCTCGAGGACCTCAAGTTCGCCATGGAGCTCGGCGCGGACTGGGTCGCCCTCTCCTTCGTCCGGGGACCCGACGACATCATCGACGTGCGCAACCGGATCCACGCGCTCGGCGGTGAGTCCCCTGTCATCGCCAAGCTGGAGCGGCCCGAGGCGATCGAACGGTTGACCGACATCATCGACGTCACCGACGCGGTCATGGTCGCGCGTGGCGACCTGGGTGTGGAGATCGGTCCCGAGCGCGTCCCCGCCATCCAGAAGGAGATCATCGCCGAGGCCAACGCCGAATCGCGCCCCGTCATCACCGCGACGGAGATGCTCGACTCGATGATCAGCTCGCCCCGTCCCACACGGGCGGAGGCCAGCGATGTCGCCAACGCCATCTTCGACGGCACCGACGCCGTGATGCTGTCGGGCGAGACCGCCGCGGGGGCGTTCCCGGTCGAGGCCGTCCGGACCATGGCCCGCATCGTCGAGGTCGCCGAGCGTTCCCCACACCTGATCCACCCGAGCCCCCCGCCCCACTCCGAGCTGAGCGTGCCGAAGGTCGTGTCGCAGTCGGCCGTGCAGGTCGCCCGTGACGTCCGGGCCACCGCCATCGTGGTCTTCTCGATGACGGGCTGGTCGGTCCAGCTGGTCAGCAAGTGTCGTCCGGAGATGCCGCTGGTCGGGCTGACCCCGTCGGACCGGGCCCGTCGCCGCACGTCGATGATGTGGGGGACCGAAGCCGCCCTGGTGCCGATGAAGGACCGGGCGCAGGAGCTGCTGGAGGCCGCCGAACGCGTGCTGCTGGACGGCAACTGGGCCGCCTATGGCGACGTCATCGTCCTCGTCACCGGTCCTCCCGGGTCGCTGGGCGGCACGAGCCGGATCTGGGTCCACCGGATCGGTGACCAGATCGTGAGCTGA
- a CDS encoding integrase core domain-containing protein encodes MDPPARSTIGRILARNGLTGDHPRPVPAAPLRFARERPNELWQIDGMRLAVGEDTMTVITLLDDHSRLCLELLLAAGETAAAAIAAFDRAVSLWGLPHTVLSDNGSAFTARSKGGVGPFERHLWQQGVATINGRPYHPQTQGKVERLHRTLREWLTDHPAEDAHAMTDQLDVFVDHYNTQRPHQALNDRTPAQVHADTPPARPDPAGTLHQRSRRMVNHTQGNGNLGYASWQIGLGRAHPNTVVAITDHGDLIEIHDEHGTLIGTTKPDPTTRYLPLTRHT; translated from the coding sequence GTGGATCCGCCGGCCAGGTCGACCATCGGGCGGATCCTTGCCCGCAACGGACTGACCGGGGACCACCCTCGCCCCGTCCCGGCCGCGCCGTTGCGGTTCGCCCGGGAGCGGCCCAACGAGCTGTGGCAGATCGATGGGATGCGGCTGGCCGTGGGCGAGGACACCATGACGGTGATCACCCTGCTGGATGACCACAGCCGGCTGTGCCTGGAGTTGTTGCTTGCGGCAGGGGAGACCGCGGCGGCGGCCATCGCCGCCTTCGACCGGGCGGTCAGCCTATGGGGGCTGCCCCACACCGTGCTCAGCGACAACGGCAGCGCCTTCACCGCCCGCTCAAAGGGTGGGGTGGGCCCCTTCGAGCGGCACCTGTGGCAGCAGGGCGTGGCCACCATCAATGGTCGGCCCTACCACCCCCAGACCCAGGGCAAGGTCGAGCGGCTGCACCGCACCCTGCGCGAGTGGCTCACCGACCACCCCGCCGAGGACGCCCACGCGATGACTGACCAGCTCGACGTGTTCGTCGACCACTACAACACTCAACGGCCACACCAGGCCCTCAACGACCGCACCCCCGCCCAGGTCCACGCCGACACACCCCCGGCCCGTCCCGACCCGGCCGGCACCCTCCACCAGCGCAGCCGACGGATGGTCAACCACACCCAGGGCAACGGCAACCTTGGCTACGCCTCCTGGCAGATCGGGCTGGGACGAGCCCACCCCAACACCGTCGTGGCGATCACCGACCACGGCGACCTCATCGAGATCCACGACGAGCACGGCACCCTCATCGGCACCACCAAGCCCGACCCCACAACCCGCTACCTGCCCCTCACCCGACACACCTAG
- a CDS encoding EAL domain-containing protein — protein MQRDPQILDGVPAALLRLTETGVVVYANRAAGRFLRCAPALLVGRHYADLVEDRQRAKELLATRDVGTVERRLIQRFCLDDGDANWGIAMFGGVEADHTRWVRLEPMIQDTSETMAPVIALVEALVGADRTWLLHDKGAHVEVVSTTIVDDTPQPVQFRIDHDRHPALHDILEEGRSIRWRSLEGLADIYPGWEMSELEGLESGMVVPLLEDGAVLGAVCWGWAIPGPPPVDDQQLLSGAERVAAAVRSREQHRLVVSAQQEATALAMRFQTVVEELEEGVVLWHGEQDLTPLAINPATERLLGIDQMAQLDDVLLRGADGDELGPGFLRRHARTAMDSGAAEVRLVQLADGAEVRWLTLRSRPPMRDADLAAVSILVDVTDRHLAEARLRHQMLHDALTGLANRTLLMDRLAQELQRARRHGGQVAVFFLDLDDFKRVNDTLGHDVGDALLVHVAGLLRSAVRPDDTVARLGGDEFVLVCDIESSENAWDIAKRIHATSQTGMEVGDGARLRPAFSIGMVLADPETVDPVALLRDADSAMYAAKERGKGRTELFGPEHRRTAAARRTLQAGLRDGVEAGEVVPWFQPVVDLRTGRVVAAEALARWQRADDVLGPDRFLSLAQDAGFMAELGDTLLRRAADSSSRHRGATELDLHLNCTPAELVDGRYARSLRSLHEQAVLDPHRLVLDLTEDVLLTGAGDIKAQIAELRAMGVRVSLDDFGTGLSSLVHLRRFGVDIVKIDRSLVAGLPHDNDSAALVAGIFGMAGALGLKTVAEGVETVEQRDWLLERGCDFAQGHLFGSASPTLPS, from the coding sequence ATGCAGAGGGACCCCCAGATTCTCGATGGCGTGCCGGCAGCGCTTCTCCGGCTCACCGAGACGGGGGTCGTGGTGTACGCCAACCGTGCCGCCGGACGGTTCCTGCGGTGTGCACCGGCGTTGCTCGTCGGACGCCACTACGCCGACCTCGTCGAGGACCGACAGCGGGCCAAGGAACTGCTGGCCACCCGTGACGTCGGGACGGTGGAGCGCCGCCTGATCCAGCGCTTCTGCCTGGACGACGGGGACGCCAACTGGGGGATCGCCATGTTCGGGGGGGTCGAGGCCGACCACACCCGCTGGGTGCGCCTCGAGCCCATGATCCAGGACACCTCGGAGACGATGGCACCCGTGATCGCCCTGGTGGAGGCGCTCGTCGGCGCAGACCGGACGTGGCTGCTGCACGACAAGGGGGCCCACGTGGAGGTCGTGTCCACCACGATCGTGGACGACACCCCCCAGCCCGTCCAGTTCCGCATCGACCACGATCGGCACCCGGCGCTCCACGACATCCTGGAGGAGGGCAGGTCGATCCGCTGGAGATCCCTCGAGGGGCTCGCAGACATCTATCCGGGATGGGAGATGTCGGAGCTCGAGGGCCTGGAGAGCGGCATGGTCGTGCCCCTCCTGGAGGACGGCGCGGTGCTCGGGGCGGTGTGCTGGGGGTGGGCCATCCCCGGGCCTCCGCCGGTCGACGACCAGCAGCTCCTCAGCGGAGCAGAACGAGTGGCAGCAGCCGTGCGTTCCCGGGAGCAACATCGCCTGGTCGTCTCGGCGCAGCAGGAGGCGACCGCCCTTGCCATGCGCTTCCAGACGGTCGTCGAGGAGCTGGAGGAGGGCGTCGTCCTGTGGCATGGCGAACAGGACCTGACACCCCTCGCGATCAACCCCGCGACCGAACGGCTCCTCGGGATCGACCAGATGGCACAGCTCGACGACGTCCTCCTGCGCGGAGCGGACGGGGATGAGCTGGGGCCGGGGTTCCTTCGGCGCCACGCCCGAACGGCGATGGACTCCGGTGCGGCCGAGGTTCGCCTCGTCCAGCTGGCGGACGGCGCGGAAGTCCGCTGGCTGACGCTTCGATCCCGTCCACCCATGCGTGACGCCGACCTCGCTGCGGTCAGCATCCTCGTCGACGTGACCGACAGGCACCTCGCCGAGGCGCGCCTGCGACACCAGATGTTGCACGACGCCCTGACCGGGCTCGCCAACCGCACGCTGCTGATGGACCGGCTGGCCCAGGAGCTGCAACGTGCGCGTCGCCACGGAGGCCAGGTAGCCGTCTTCTTCCTCGACCTGGACGACTTCAAGCGGGTCAACGACACGCTCGGACACGACGTCGGCGACGCCCTGCTCGTGCATGTCGCGGGGCTCCTCCGGTCCGCTGTGCGCCCCGACGACACCGTGGCCCGTCTCGGTGGGGACGAGTTCGTCCTCGTCTGCGACATCGAGTCGTCGGAGAACGCCTGGGACATCGCCAAGCGGATCCATGCGACCTCACAGACCGGTATGGAGGTCGGAGACGGGGCTCGCCTGCGCCCGGCCTTCAGCATCGGCATGGTCCTGGCCGATCCCGAGACCGTTGACCCGGTGGCGTTGCTCAGGGACGCCGACAGCGCCATGTACGCCGCGAAGGAACGGGGCAAGGGACGCACGGAGCTGTTCGGCCCCGAGCATCGCCGGACGGCAGCCGCCCGCCGGACGCTGCAGGCGGGGCTGCGCGACGGTGTGGAGGCCGGGGAGGTCGTCCCGTGGTTCCAGCCGGTGGTGGACCTCCGCACCGGCCGGGTCGTGGCGGCCGAGGCCCTCGCGAGATGGCAGCGCGCGGACGACGTGCTCGGGCCCGATCGGTTCCTGTCGCTTGCCCAGGACGCAGGCTTCATGGCTGAGCTGGGCGACACGTTGCTGCGGCGCGCCGCTGATTCCTCGAGCCGACACCGCGGTGCCACCGAGCTCGACCTCCACCTCAACTGCACGCCCGCCGAGCTCGTCGACGGGCGCTACGCCCGGTCGCTCCGGAGCCTCCACGAACAAGCCGTGCTGGATCCCCACCGCCTGGTGCTGGACCTGACCGAGGACGTCCTGCTCACCGGCGCAGGCGACATCAAGGCCCAGATCGCCGAGCTGCGCGCGATGGGCGTTCGCGTTTCCCTCGACGACTTCGGGACCGGTCTGTCCTCCCTCGTCCATCTCCGTCGGTTCGGTGTGGACATCGTCAAGATCGACAGGTCGTTGGTTGCCGGCCTGCCCCACGACAACGACAGCGCCGCGCTCGTTGCGGGCATCTTCGGTATGGCAGGCGCCCTCGGCCTCAAGACGGTCGCCGAGGGTGTCGAGACCGTGGAGCAGCGTGACTGGCTCCTCGAGCGTGGGTGTGACTTCGCGCAGGGTCACCTGTTCGGCTCGGCATCCCCAACGCTTCCGAGCTGA
- a CDS encoding adenylate/guanylate cyclase domain-containing protein, with product MRDLIGIRKVSEHALRHLADMFADDTNPIDPTDVSVDATIVFADIEGFSDVVAREGDDAAAAVLDQLDAAVEAAVGPTAARVVKRLGDGVMIAADDPADGVLVAAALPAAFACRLADTTHPLRLRVGAHRGVVRSRGDDLIGYHVNVAARVAEQAVGGEALVTGALHDSVELSHPLRAVEAGQLVAKGVPERPRVFRLVVDAEQSPCEQPLTA from the coding sequence ATGAGAGATCTCATCGGCATCCGCAAGGTCTCCGAGCATGCGCTGCGCCACCTCGCAGACATGTTCGCCGACGACACCAACCCCATCGATCCCACCGACGTGTCCGTGGACGCAACCATCGTCTTCGCCGACATCGAAGGGTTCTCCGACGTCGTTGCCCGCGAGGGCGACGACGCCGCTGCTGCCGTGCTCGACCAGCTCGACGCTGCGGTCGAGGCCGCGGTCGGGCCCACGGCGGCTCGCGTGGTCAAGCGCCTCGGCGACGGCGTCATGATCGCCGCCGACGACCCGGCCGACGGTGTCCTCGTCGCCGCCGCGCTCCCCGCCGCGTTCGCCTGCCGCCTGGCCGACACGACCCACCCCCTGCGCCTGCGTGTCGGCGCACACCGCGGTGTGGTCCGCAGCCGAGGAGACGACCTCATCGGCTACCACGTCAACGTCGCGGCCCGCGTGGCCGAGCAGGCCGTCGGGGGCGAGGCCCTCGTCACCGGGGCCCTCCACGACTCGGTGGAGCTGTCCCACCCCCTGAGGGCCGTCGAGGCCGGCCAGCTCGTGGCCAAGGGTGTGCCGGAACGGCCGCGCGTGTTCCGGCTCGTGGTCGACGCCGAGCAGTCCCCGTGCGAGCAACCCCTGACGGCCTGA
- a CDS encoding diguanylate cyclase: protein MDDASELRVLVVEDAGSDRCLIEAALAEQLDGNPVVQWAHSLQHAVRQLADNRTDVVLLDLGLPDSDGLETIAALRAADPDVPIVVVSGTAGEADRRLAVRLGVDDVISKDQLEARHHPLGHSIRNAVDRPRPEVERRAALTVGPGSRIHIAVLDAEARADAALDRHISDVAHRNGWRLTFSRTTNLEGLVDLTASGGGVDLLIVDVDVTDPRGLATLRQARLGVPGCEILVASDTHPAVMALAALDLGAADVLVRHLLDGPSVERAILFALRRRRREHELSSAAGSDALTGLPAHNVVLAHLAASMAAIEAEQRDCCTVIFMGLDGMAQVNAQFGHRVGQHVLRVVSGRMAHVARRGDLLAHLGGCDFVLVLDDFDSDRARRVVGRLVDVVGSPIAIDADYRVLVGLRAGVASTDVPIDPTELLDAADRDLYERERQRAVREAGS, encoded by the coding sequence GTGGACGACGCTTCCGAACTCCGAGTGCTCGTCGTGGAAGATGCTGGTTCGGACCGTTGCCTGATCGAGGCCGCTCTTGCCGAGCAGCTCGATGGCAACCCCGTCGTGCAGTGGGCCCACAGCCTCCAACACGCCGTGCGCCAGCTGGCCGACAACCGCACCGACGTGGTGCTGCTGGACCTCGGCCTGCCCGACAGCGATGGCCTCGAGACCATCGCTGCGCTTCGTGCCGCCGACCCCGATGTGCCCATCGTCGTCGTGAGCGGGACGGCAGGAGAGGCCGATCGTCGCCTCGCCGTCCGGCTGGGCGTGGACGACGTCATCAGCAAGGACCAGCTCGAGGCGCGCCACCATCCCCTCGGCCACAGCATCCGCAACGCCGTCGACCGGCCCCGCCCGGAAGTCGAGAGGCGAGCGGCGCTGACGGTTGGACCGGGCAGCCGCATCCACATCGCCGTCCTGGATGCCGAGGCTCGTGCGGACGCCGCCCTGGACCGCCACATCTCCGACGTTGCACACCGCAACGGTTGGCGCCTGACCTTCAGCCGGACGACCAACCTCGAGGGGCTTGTGGACCTGACCGCCAGCGGGGGAGGGGTGGACCTGTTGATCGTCGACGTCGACGTCACCGACCCGCGAGGTCTCGCAACGCTTCGGCAGGCCCGGCTCGGGGTGCCGGGCTGCGAGATCCTCGTGGCCAGTGACACCCATCCGGCCGTCATGGCGCTGGCGGCCCTCGACCTCGGGGCAGCCGATGTCCTGGTCCGGCACCTGCTGGACGGTCCATCGGTCGAGCGGGCCATCCTGTTCGCCCTCCGTCGTCGTCGCCGGGAGCACGAGCTCTCCAGCGCGGCCGGCAGCGATGCGCTGACGGGCCTGCCCGCACACAACGTGGTCCTGGCCCACCTGGCCGCCTCGATGGCCGCCATCGAGGCCGAGCAGAGGGACTGCTGCACCGTGATCTTCATGGGGCTGGACGGCATGGCGCAGGTGAACGCGCAGTTCGGCCACCGTGTCGGCCAGCACGTGCTGCGTGTCGTGTCCGGCCGGATGGCCCACGTGGCACGTCGAGGGGACCTGCTGGCCCACCTCGGCGGATGCGACTTCGTGCTGGTGCTCGATGATTTCGACAGCGATCGGGCGCGCAGGGTGGTCGGCCGGCTCGTCGATGTGGTGGGCAGTCCCATCGCCATCGACGCCGACTACCGGGTGCTGGTCGGGCTCCGCGCCGGTGTGGCGTCCACCGACGTGCCCATCGATCCCACCGAGCTGCTCGACGCGGCAGATCGTGATCTGTACGAGCGCGAGCGGCAGCGGGCCGTGCGGGAGGCCGGCAGCTAG
- a CDS encoding SIR2 family NAD-dependent protein deacylase has protein sequence MVDSLAEFLRRSEHLLVLTGAGISTESGIPDFRSPGGVWTRYDPRQMTFDRYVESAEVRALSWAMRREFFAAGARPNAGHLAIAAMEAAGRSVGVITQNIDGLHQEAGSRTVVEIHGTARTVTCIGRRPRWGMPDGCGFREDTTWAFARIDAGDPDPACPECGGLVKSATISFGQAMDTTSMDAAAQLMDVADAMLVVGSSLQVHPVAGMPVDAVERGLPLAIVNREPTPLDDLADVVVHGSAGEVLG, from the coding sequence ATGGTCGACTCGCTTGCAGAATTCCTTCGCCGCTCCGAGCACCTGCTGGTCCTGACCGGCGCAGGCATCTCCACGGAGTCGGGCATCCCCGACTTCCGTTCCCCCGGTGGGGTGTGGACGCGCTACGACCCACGGCAGATGACCTTCGACCGGTACGTCGAGTCCGCGGAGGTGCGGGCCCTGTCCTGGGCGATGCGGCGGGAGTTCTTCGCTGCCGGCGCCCGCCCGAACGCCGGCCACCTCGCCATCGCCGCGATGGAGGCGGCGGGACGCAGCGTCGGGGTGATCACCCAGAACATCGACGGGCTCCACCAGGAGGCCGGTTCACGGACCGTCGTGGAGATCCACGGCACGGCCCGCACGGTCACCTGCATCGGGCGGCGGCCTCGCTGGGGCATGCCCGACGGATGCGGGTTCCGTGAAGACACGACGTGGGCGTTCGCACGCATCGACGCCGGCGATCCCGATCCGGCCTGTCCGGAGTGCGGCGGACTGGTCAAGTCGGCCACGATCAGCTTCGGACAAGCGATGGACACCACGTCCATGGATGCGGCCGCCCAGCTGATGGACGTTGCCGACGCGATGCTGGTCGTCGGGTCGTCGCTGCAGGTCCACCCTGTCGCCGGCATGCCCGTCGACGCGGTCGAGCGCGGCCTCCCCCTGGCCATCGTCAACCGCGAACCCACCCCCCTGGACGACCTGGCCGACGTGGTCGTCCACGGCAGCGCCGGCGAGGTACTGGGCTAG
- the fdxA gene encoding ferredoxin — protein sequence MTYTICEPCIDVKDKACIEECPVDCIYEGDRMLYIHPDECVDCGACEPACPVEAIFYEDDVPDEWKEFTPWNAEYFEDGVSGVGSPGGAAKVGASGVDHPKVAAWE from the coding sequence GTGACCTACACGATCTGCGAGCCCTGCATCGACGTGAAGGACAAGGCCTGCATCGAGGAATGCCCCGTGGACTGCATCTACGAGGGTGACCGGATGCTCTACATCCACCCCGATGAGTGCGTGGACTGCGGCGCCTGCGAGCCCGCATGCCCCGTCGAGGCCATCTTCTACGAGGACGACGTCCCGGACGAGTGGAAGGAATTCACTCCCTGGAACGCCGAGTACTTCGAGGACGGCGTCTCCGGCGTCGGTTCCCCCGGCGGTGCCGCCAAGGTGGGCGCCTCCGGCGTCGACCACCCGAAGGTGGCCGCCTGGGAGTAA
- a CDS encoding fasciclin domain-containing protein → MRTRSVRLLLGLLAGLLILPASGAAAQDSTTICDTDALVEAVQSGAEEGTLEGMADDPVGTAASSNPVLTTLVTAVSEAGLVDTLNSAEALTVFAPTDCAFAALDAATLEAALADPTGLLTQVLGFHVIAGEQIASADLSGDYETFTGETITINGTDVDGQATIVVPDVQTANATVHLIDTVMLPPSVTEAAQTDAAPTDAAPTEAADEATEDAATTDDGAAPTGGVATGAGGTADSSTTLPFVAMGLLASLAAVGFVVRRRV, encoded by the coding sequence ATGCGCACACGTTCCGTCCGTCTCCTGCTTGGCCTGCTTGCCGGCCTCCTGATCCTGCCTGCCTCCGGTGCGGCGGCCCAGGACTCCACCACCATCTGCGACACCGACGCGTTGGTCGAAGCCGTCCAGAGCGGTGCGGAGGAAGGCACGCTGGAGGGCATGGCCGACGACCCCGTTGGCACCGCCGCGTCCAGCAACCCCGTCCTGACCACCCTCGTCACGGCCGTGTCGGAAGCCGGACTGGTCGACACCCTCAACTCCGCTGAGGCCCTCACGGTCTTCGCCCCCACCGACTGCGCCTTCGCCGCCCTGGACGCTGCGACGCTCGAGGCCGCCCTGGCCGACCCCACCGGTCTGCTGACCCAGGTCCTCGGCTTCCACGTCATCGCCGGCGAGCAGATCGCCTCCGCCGACCTGTCCGGGGACTACGAGACCTTCACCGGCGAGACCATCACCATCAACGGCACCGACGTGGACGGCCAGGCGACGATCGTCGTCCCCGACGTCCAGACCGCCAACGCCACCGTGCACCTCATCGACACCGTGATGCTGCCGCCGAGCGTGACCGAGGCCGCGCAGACCGACGCCGCCCCGACCGACGCCGCCCCGACCGAGGCCGCTGACGAGGCGACCGAGGATGCCGCGACCACCGACGACGGCGCTGCCCCCACCGGCGGCGTGGCCACCGGTGCCGGCGGGACCGCCGACTCCAGCACCACCCTTCCGTTCGTGGCCATGGGCCTGCTGGCCAGCCTTGCCGCTGTCGGCTTCGTGGTCCGCCGCCGCGTCTGA
- a CDS encoding alpha/beta hydrolase gives MHPRNPTADVLVVTADDVSLQARHRRPTGPPKGAVLLCHPHPAFGGHMDVWLLPAIAAALSADGWASLRLNFRGVEGSAGTQTGGRLEHLDAEAGLAHLRAAHPGVPLAAVGWSFGAMIALRLGTSIDTWVGVAPPTRGLDDAPLLGPLVPETLPPRRHVVVGAHDQFFPPDTVHILRPDEVTVLPDTDHFFFDRDQDVAAAVLHALSPGTPR, from the coding sequence GTGCACCCACGCAACCCGACAGCCGATGTCCTCGTCGTCACCGCCGACGACGTGTCCCTGCAGGCCCGCCATCGCCGGCCGACCGGACCGCCGAAGGGTGCGGTCCTGCTCTGCCACCCCCACCCGGCGTTCGGTGGCCACATGGATGTCTGGCTGCTGCCGGCCATCGCCGCGGCGCTGTCGGCGGACGGCTGGGCCAGCCTCCGGCTGAACTTCCGGGGGGTGGAGGGGTCAGCGGGCACCCAGACCGGCGGACGACTCGAGCACCTCGACGCCGAGGCCGGCCTCGCCCACCTCCGCGCCGCCCACCCCGGCGTCCCGCTGGCTGCGGTCGGCTGGTCCTTCGGTGCGATGATCGCCCTCCGGCTGGGGACGTCCATCGACACGTGGGTGGGCGTCGCACCGCCGACCCGCGGACTGGACGACGCGCCACTCCTCGGCCCGCTCGTGCCCGAGACCCTGCCGCCCCGCCGCCACGTGGTGGTCGGGGCGCACGACCAGTTCTTCCCTCCTGACACCGTTCACATCCTCCGCCCCGACGAGGTCACCGTGCTGCCAGATACCGACCACTTCTTCTTCGACCGAGACCAGGACGTCGCCGCGGCCGTCCTGCACGCCCTCTCCCCCGGGACCCCACGATGA